In Isosphaera pallida ATCC 43644, the sequence GATCGGCCTGAACGTCGGCGCGATCCACGCCCTTTGGACCCTGCATGAGTTGGGCGCGCTGGCCGATCCGAACGGCCCGGCATTCCAGGCAGCGGTGGGGGCGCTGAGTCACCCGTCCGCCGGGGTGCGACGCAACGCCGCGCTGGTGTTGGCCGCGCAACCAGCCCCGCCCTCGGGCGATGATCCGGTCACCTCCGCCTTGCTGTCGGCCAAGCTGATCGAGGACGAATCGGCCCAAGTGCGGTTGGCCGCGCTGCTGGCGTTGGCCGATCGGCCCGCCTCGATCTCAGCTGGTCGGGCGTTGGCGGCCATTGCCGATCGTCCCGAAAACGCGCTGGATCGCTGGATTCCCGACGCCCTGACCGCCGCCGCGGCCATTCACGCCCAGGGGTTCCTGCCCGCGCTCATCGATGCCCGGGCCGTGACCGCGCAGGACCACTCCAATGGACCCACGGCCACGCCGGCCACTCTGGTCCGGAACGCTCGGCAACGCTCGGGCGACGTGGCGGCGATCGTGGCCGGTCACCTCGCCCGCAACGCCGATCTCGCCACCCTCGAAACCATGCTGCCCAGTCTGACCCGCGCCCAACCGGATCTGGTCGACCGCCTCATCGGCGCGTTCGCCGAAGGGTGGCCACAACCGCGAGGCAACGCACCGGCCAACCTCAAGCTGTCACCCGAGGCGGAAGCAGCGCTGCTGAGCCTCTTCGATCGGGTCGCCCCCGCCTCCAAGGGACGCCTGGCCCTGCTGGCCCGCAACCTGGGGTCGGAGCGGGTCGAAACGAAGCTCAATGAGGCCGCCGCCGAACTGCTGGCGACCTTCCGCGACGAGGAAGCGTCCGAGACCGCCCGCGCCGAGGCGGTTGCCCGGTTGATCGAGTTCCGTGGCCACGACGACGCCACCCTCCGCCAGATCGTCGAGACCCTGGGCGCACGGACCCCGCCCGACCTGCTCCGCGACACCTTCCGCGCCCTCGCCAGCGCTGAGGCACCCGGACTGGGGGTTGCCGTGATCGAACGTCTCCCCGCGCTGCCCCCTTCAGCCCGCCAGGCCGCCTTCCAAACCTTGATCGCCCGGGCATCCTCCAGCGCCGCGCTGCTCGATGCTCTGGAGGCCGGTAACCTTGCCCCGTCCGACCTAGCACTTGATCAGCGGGTCGCCCTGACTAACCACCCCGACCCGACTCTGGCCCGGCGCGCCCGCAGCCTTCTGGAACGCGCCGGCGGTCTGCCCTCGGCCGATCGTCAGCACGTCATCGAGGAATGGCTCGACCTGACTCGGCAGGTGGGCGACGCCAACCACGGCAAAGCGGTCTTCGCCCAGCACTGCCTCAAGTGTCACCGCCACAGCGCGTTGCCCGGAGGCGAGGGGATCGGTCCCGACCTGACCGGTATGGCGGCCCACCCCAAGAGCGAACTGCTGGTCCACATCCTCGACCCCAGCCGCGACGTAGAGGGTAACTTCAAGGTCTACACCGTTGTAACCGACGACGGCTTGGTCCTCAGTGGTCTGCTGGCCTCCGAAACCAAAACCAGTCTGGAACTGATCGACGCCGACGGACGTAAACACTTGATCGAACGCGCTCAGGTCGAGGAACTACGCGCCTCCGAGAAATCGCTCATGCCCGAAGGCTTCGAAAGCCAAATGAGTCGATCCGACCTCAACGACCTTCTGGAATTCCTGACCCTCAAAGGTCGCTACGTGCCCCTGCCTCTGGACAAGGTGGCAACCGTCACCAGCGTCAAAGGAATGTTCTACAATGAAGAGGCAAGGTCCGAGACCCTCGACTTCGGCGATTGGTCCCCCAAAACGATCGACGAGGTGCCGTTCGTGCTAGTCGATCCCCAAGGCGGCGCGCGGGCCAACGTGGTGCTGCTGCATTCGCCCAACGGCGCGATTCCGCCCCGGATGCCCCGGGTCGTCCGTTTGCCTTACGACGGCCCGGCGCGGGCAATCCACCTCCTGGGCGGCGTGGGCGGCTGGGCGCACCCCTACGGACGCGAGGGAGCCGCCTCGCTCATCGTGCGTCTCGTCTACCGCGACGGCCAAACCGAGGATCATCCCTTGCGCAACGGGGTCCATCTGGCCGATTACATCCGTCGAGTCGATGTGCCCGGCTCGCGCCACGCCTTCGACCTGAAGGGCCGTCAGGTCCGCTTCCTCTCGATCAAACCCGCCCGCCCCGACCAACCGCTGGCCGCCATCGAGTTCCGTAAAGGACGCGACGAGGTTGCCCCACTCGTGCTGGCGGTCACGGTCGAGACGCCGTAATCTCAGCGGTCGACCGGGCCAAGCGTCCCGGCCTCCCCGTTCCCAACCCGCTTCGCTCCCCCCCTCCCCCCACCACCGGTTCCGCCCCGTTCGTCGCATGGGCGGGACCGCCTCCCTCTCCCCTGCCCCGCCGAGACGTGGCGATCTCCTGGATCAAGGTGAGATGAAGATGAACCGTCGTCGTGTCTGGTCGCTCGCCGTCGTGGGATTGATGACGTTCAGGTTGGGTTTGGGAATCGCCACACCCGCCTCATCTGCCGCGGTTTCCGCTTCGCCGGACGATCCGCCCGCGGGCGCGTCCGCTGAAGGCGTGGCGTTGTTCGAATCGACCATTGCCCCGTTGTTCGAGGCACATTGTTGGAAATGCCATGGCGGACAGGAGGGCAAACTGCGGGGGGGGCTGCGCCTCACCAGCCGCGCTGGTCTGCTCAAGGGAGGCGACCTCGGCCCGGCGATCGACCTGGAAACTCCCTCTGAAAGCCTCTTGCTCCAGGCGGTGCGACGCGAAGGACCAGAGATGCCACCTGATGGCCGTCTCCCCGAAGCGGCGATCGCTGCGCTGACCCGCTGGGTCGAATTGGGCGCGCCGTGGTCGCCCAAGGTGCCCGAGCGTGGTCCCTCGCCCGCGGAGGAAACAGCCGCCAACCCCGTGGAGGCCCGCATCCGCCAAGGGCGCGATCACTGGTCGTATCGTCCCGTGGTCCGTCCCAAGGTGCCCACGCCCGCCGATGCGTCGTGGGCCGATCACCCCATCGACGCCTTCATTGCAGTCGCGCGTGAGGCCGAAGGGCTGGTTCCCGCCCCGCCCGCCGACAAGACCACCCTGATTCGCCGCCTCACCTACGACCTGACCGGGCTGCCGCCCACGCCCGAGGAGATCGACGCCTTCCTCAAGGACGACTCCCCCCACGCCTACGAAACCCTGGTGGATCGCTTGCTGGCCTCCCCTGCCTACGGCGAGAAATGGGGACGGCTCTGGCTCGACCTGGTCCGCTACGCCGAAACTAACGGCTACGAACGCGACGGCGATAAGCCCCACGTCTGGCGGTATCGGGATTACGTTATCCAAAGCTTCAACGACGACAAGCCGTATGACCAGTTCATCCGCGAACAACTCGCGGGCGACGAACTGTGGCCCGACTCCCCCGAGGCGATCGTCGCCACTGGCTATTACCGCCTGGGTCTCTGGGACGACGAACCAGCCGACCCACTTCAAGCCCGCTTCGACGAGTTCGACGACCTGGTCGCCACCACCGGCCAGGTCTTCCTGGGCATGACCCTCAACTGCGCCCGCTGCCACGACCACAAAATCGACCCGATTCTCCAGGCCGACTACTACAAGATGCTCGCCTTCTTCCGCGACATCCCCCCCTTCTCCGAATCGCGCGACACCTCCTCCAAATTCAACACCCGCGACATCTCGCCGCCCGAGATTCGCAAAACGTATGAAGAGGAGTTGGAACGCCGCCGGGTTGAGCGGGAAGCAATCGCCCGAGAGATGACGGCGCTGGAGGACCAAGTCATCAAGCGCATGCCCGAGGAGGATCAACGCGCCTCGGAAGGATTGGACCGCCCAGTGGTCCTCAAGAAGCTACCGGCCTTCTTCCAGGGGGACGAATCGTCCCGTTACGACGAACTCAAACGCCGGGCTGACCAGCTCGACCGACTGCCGACCCCGCCCCGCGACTTAGCGCTGACGATCAACCATTGCGACCCGAACCCGCCGCCCACCCATATTCTGATTCGAGGCAATCCACACGCGGTCGGCCCAGTAGTGCAACCGGGGTTCCCCGCCGTGCTGGGCACCCCCGACCCAGTGATCCCCCCGCCCTCGGAAGGAGCCAAGACCGCTGGACGCCGGCGAATTCTGGCCGACTGGATCGCCTCGCCGGACAACCCGCTGACCGCCCGGGTGATGGTCAACCGCCTGTGGCACGGCCATTTCGGGCGAGGCCTGGTCGAAATGACCAGCGACTTCGGCGACTCCGGCCCCCCGCCTAGTCACCCCGAACTGCTCGACTGGCTGGCCAGCGAGTTCATGTCCGGCGGCTGGACCCTCAAACGCATCCATCGGCTGATTCTGACGTCCAAGACCTACCGCATGAGTTCAGGTGTCGATCATTGTTCCAAAGGGTTGGAGATCGACCCGGCCAACACCCTGCTTTGGCGGTTCAACCCCCGTCGTTTGACCGCCGAGGAGATCCGAGACGCGATCCTCGCCGTCAGCGGCACCCTCAACCCCCAGCGGGGCGGTCCCAGCGTCCGCCCGCCGATTCCCGACGACGTGCTGGCCGGTCAGTCAATGCCCGGCAACGGCTGGAAACCCTTCTCGCCTCCCGACCAATGGGGACGCCGCAGCGTTTACGTCAAAGTCAAACGCTCGCTGGCCCTGCCGATCCTGGAGACCCACGACGCCCCCGACCCCGACTCCTCCTGCTCGGCCCGGTTCGTCACGATCGTTCCCAGCCAGGCGCTAGGGATGATGAACGGCGACTTCGTCAACGAACAAGCTGGCTACTTCGCCCAGCGTCTCCTCAACGCCCATCCCAATGACCCCCGCGCCCAACTCGCTTTGGCCATCCGCTTGGCCCTGGGACGCGACCCCACCCATCAGGAACTCGACGACGATCTGGCCTTCCTACGCCAGTCGATCGAACTCGACGGCTTGGAACCAACCGAGGCGTTGAGACATTATACGCTCATGCTTTTGAATACTAACGAGTTTGTTTTCCTCGATTGATTCGCTGTCCGACCTGCTCCAACCCCCTGCCCGTTTGCACCCGTTGCCCGTCGAGAGGATGAACCGATGAACCGATCCCACCCCGCGGCCGATTCCCAATTTTGCGGGCGGACCCGGCGCGAGTTTCTCTGGGAGGCCGGCGGCGGCTTCGTAGGAACCGCAATGGCTGGACTGCTCGCCGCCGACGGCCTATTGCCCGCCCGACCGGCCCACGCCGCGGCCCCCAGTCCCCGAACTGACGATGTCGCGGCCGCCTTCCAAGGACCGATGACCCCTAAGGCCCCCCATCATCAGCCCAAGGCCAAAAGTGTCATCTTTCTGTTCATGTATGGCGGTCCTTCACATGTAGATACATTTGACTACAAGCCCAAGCTCTATGGTTTGGATGGTAAGACCATCGCGGTCAAGACGTTCGGACGGAGCGGCCACCGCAACGAGGGACGGGTGGTTGGTCCCAAGTGGACATTCCAGCCCGGCGGTCAGTGCGGCAAACCGGTCTCTGACCTCTTTCCCCACCTGCGGACCAAGGTGGACGACATCGCCTTTGTGCATTCAATGTACGCCGAATCGCCGATCCACGGCTCGGCGATGCTCATGATGAACTCGGGGCGCATTCTTAGCGGCCACCCCAGTCTGGGCTCCTGGATTACCTACGGCCTCGGCAGTGAGAATCAAAATCTGCCTGGATTCGTGGTGATGCTCGATCCGACGGGCGGCCCAATCTCGGGACCCAAGAACTGGTCGAGCGGGTACA encodes:
- a CDS encoding PSD1 and planctomycete cytochrome C domain-containing protein, which translates into the protein MNRRRVWSLAVVGLMTFRLGLGIATPASSAAVSASPDDPPAGASAEGVALFESTIAPLFEAHCWKCHGGQEGKLRGGLRLTSRAGLLKGGDLGPAIDLETPSESLLLQAVRREGPEMPPDGRLPEAAIAALTRWVELGAPWSPKVPERGPSPAEETAANPVEARIRQGRDHWSYRPVVRPKVPTPADASWADHPIDAFIAVAREAEGLVPAPPADKTTLIRRLTYDLTGLPPTPEEIDAFLKDDSPHAYETLVDRLLASPAYGEKWGRLWLDLVRYAETNGYERDGDKPHVWRYRDYVIQSFNDDKPYDQFIREQLAGDELWPDSPEAIVATGYYRLGLWDDEPADPLQARFDEFDDLVATTGQVFLGMTLNCARCHDHKIDPILQADYYKMLAFFRDIPPFSESRDTSSKFNTRDISPPEIRKTYEEELERRRVEREAIAREMTALEDQVIKRMPEEDQRASEGLDRPVVLKKLPAFFQGDESSRYDELKRRADQLDRLPTPPRDLALTINHCDPNPPPTHILIRGNPHAVGPVVQPGFPAVLGTPDPVIPPPSEGAKTAGRRRILADWIASPDNPLTARVMVNRLWHGHFGRGLVEMTSDFGDSGPPPSHPELLDWLASEFMSGGWTLKRIHRLILTSKTYRMSSGVDHCSKGLEIDPANTLLWRFNPRRLTAEEIRDAILAVSGTLNPQRGGPSVRPPIPDDVLAGQSMPGNGWKPFSPPDQWGRRSVYVKVKRSLALPILETHDAPDPDSSCSARFVTIVPSQALGMMNGDFVNEQAGYFAQRLLNAHPNDPRAQLALAIRLALGRDPTHQELDDDLAFLRQSIELDGLEPTEALRHYTLMLLNTNEFVFLD